In one window of Campylobacter hepaticus DNA:
- a CDS encoding FAD-dependent oxidoreductase translates to MKQQEFDVLVIGAGISGAAVFYELARYTNIKNIALIEKYNAPATLNSKGTSNSQTIHCGDIETNYTLEKAKKVKKTADMIIKYGLMQNAQNNFMFSHQKMALAVGDLECDYMKKRYEEFKDLYPYIKFFNKEKIRQIEPKVALGEDGINNRSENICAMGVEEGEVFTTVDFGKMSINLIEQGQKQNKNTFVAFNQEITHIEKKDSIFVLKTSNHQEYHAKSVIVNAGAHSLYLAHKMNLGMNKSCWPVAGSFYLTKKKLLNGKVYMVQNPKLPFAALHGDPDLLANMNTRFGPTALVIPQLERYHGLKSVPEFFEALKLDKTVLQVTFNMFKDRTIRNYIFYNYLFELPLINKILFVKDAKKIVPSLKTKDIYYAKGFGGVRPQVIDKSKKELMLGEASITEIPGIIFNMTPSPGATSCLGNAQRDAKLICDYLGMQFHEDQFNCELL, encoded by the coding sequence ATGAAGCAACAAGAATTTGATGTGCTTGTCATTGGAGCTGGAATTTCTGGAGCAGCCGTATTTTATGAGCTTGCAAGATATACAAATATTAAAAATATTGCATTAATAGAAAAATATAATGCTCCTGCAACATTAAATTCTAAAGGAACTAGCAATTCTCAAACAATTCATTGTGGAGATATTGAAACTAATTACACTCTAGAAAAAGCTAAAAAAGTTAAAAAAACAGCTGATATGATAATCAAATATGGACTCATGCAAAATGCACAAAACAATTTCATGTTTTCGCATCAAAAAATGGCTTTAGCTGTTGGAGATTTAGAATGTGATTATATGAAAAAACGCTATGAAGAATTTAAAGATCTTTATCCTTATATCAAATTTTTCAACAAGGAAAAAATCAGACAAATCGAACCTAAAGTAGCCTTAGGTGAAGACGGTATTAATAATAGAAGTGAAAATATATGTGCTATGGGAGTTGAAGAAGGTGAAGTTTTTACAACTGTAGATTTTGGAAAAATGAGTATAAACCTCATAGAACAAGGTCAAAAACAAAATAAAAATACTTTTGTTGCTTTCAATCAAGAAATTACGCATATAGAAAAAAAAGATAGTATATTTGTTTTAAAAACATCAAACCACCAAGAATATCATGCTAAAAGTGTTATAGTTAATGCCGGAGCACATTCTTTATACCTAGCGCATAAAATGAATTTAGGTATGAATAAATCTTGTTGGCCGGTTGCTGGAAGTTTTTACTTAACGAAAAAAAAACTTTTAAATGGGAAAGTTTATATGGTACAAAATCCTAAACTCCCATTTGCAGCCCTTCATGGTGATCCTGACTTACTTGCTAATATGAATACTCGTTTTGGACCTACTGCACTTGTCATTCCACAATTAGAACGTTATCATGGTTTAAAATCAGTGCCAGAATTTTTCGAGGCACTGAAATTAGATAAAACTGTTTTACAAGTAACTTTTAATATGTTCAAAGATCGAACAATTAGAAATTATATTTTTTACAATTATCTTTTTGAATTACCTTTAATAAATAAAATTTTATTTGTTAAAGATGCTAAAAAAATAGTTCCAAGTCTCAAAACAAAAGATATCTATTATGCAAAAGGCTTTGGCGGAGTAAGACCACAAGTTATTGATAAAAGCAAGAAAGAATTAATGCTAGGTGAAGCAAGTATTACAGAAATTCCTGGTATTATTTTTAATATGACTCCAAGTCCAGGTGCTACCAGTTGTCTAGGAAATGCCCAAAGAGATGCAAAATTAATATGTGATTATTTAGGAATGCAATTTCATGAAGATCAATTTAATTGCGAGTTATTATAA
- a CDS encoding type III pantothenate kinase, producing the protein MLLCDIGNSNASFLDDNKYFTLNIEQFIEFKNEQKIFYINVNEHLKDHLIKQKNFINLEPYFLFDTIYQNLGIDRIAACYTVEDGVVVDAGSAITIDIISNFIHLGGFILPGIANYKKIYSHISPRLKSEFNTQVSLDAFPQKTMDALSYGVFKSIYLLIKDAAQNKKLYFTGGDGQFLANYFNHAIYDKLLIFRGMKKVLKENPNLLY; encoded by the coding sequence ATGCTACTCTGCGATATTGGAAATTCAAATGCTAGTTTCTTAGATGATAATAAATATTTTACTCTTAATATAGAACAATTTATAGAATTTAAAAATGAACAAAAAATTTTTTATATTAATGTCAATGAACACCTTAAAGACCACTTAATAAAACAAAAAAATTTTATTAATCTTGAACCTTATTTTTTATTTGATACCATTTACCAAAATTTAGGAATTGATCGTATTGCAGCTTGCTATACTGTTGAAGATGGAGTTGTTGTAGATGCAGGTAGTGCTATTACTATTGATATTATTTCTAATTTTATACATTTAGGTGGCTTTATTTTACCAGGTATTGCGAATTATAAAAAAATTTACAGTCATATTTCACCACGATTAAAAAGCGAATTTAATACCCAAGTTAGTCTTGATGCTTTTCCACAAAAAACTATGGATGCTTTAAGTTATGGAGTTTTTAAAAGTATTTATTTACTTATTAAAGATGCAGCTCAAAACAAAAAACTATATTTTACTGGCGGAGATGGACAATTTTTAGCAAATTATTTTAACCATGCAATTTATGATAAACTTCTTATTTTTAGAGGGATGAAGAAAGTTTTAAAAGAAAATCCTAATCTATTGTATTAA
- a CDS encoding tetratricopeptide repeat protein, whose amino-acid sequence MAEQEDIILKESEDSLNKERFDESLEEFQGQEGQAPQDEEFKSLPEELSQENSDSGFNFTRESAPEDNLSVEKAQENIPIMWYKDRKFMSLVALSLGIICVLVFTLFYLTFNEGKIKPDIIASKLIEQPVIVPDESYKYNDMQKIDSMIQKANTLYLKGEIEQALKVYEQVAVYNESLSNYNLGVSQMNENKFKEAFESFKKAIANGENQSVSAINAAVCALKFNDKEKFRYYIDLAEVYLSKEGKSKLYDYYLSLINYYKGYYPEALQMFQIINTEPYSDVAKYLSAKIYAKMYFDTKAINQLNSQGSFESSLSLGLLYARIGEYVKAKAALKTAMKIERDFNQSLAALSLLDIKTGYYQDMLTRLQNAYRNDKDRYKILDIYKIQVHLNKNLFDINIAQNSFSKDLLKKQKNQFDLLFYFAPYQVFDSKQAALYIKKANIADFVDDSIDAGAYLDASKALASTNVKIASVINYALNQKLRLANQEFQKLIKDYPEHSILHYNLALTYAQMQNYELAYKHFSSSYHLNPKNYLAGAFAMFCAKLIDMNTTKLYNEILDNMSADSNFKANMQKSMLFLVNDNYISMLPYLDESKQDTPLSLIFEAIIAKNNNLNNQVDVKIAKLQAELPEDILSNILYFNSLNSNLNIKEYAQNAQIHFQNLKLDYRSVFGGPSIAREFYINLMHVVGLLNLERQKLKKIIHTSKVKDESILQTLAYLDIFAKQYEEAYALYNSLIDDYGAKDTKTLFLAAVAAVGANNPNSAIALLQLSKLTNKNNKESKAALGMLYHEAKNYQAAISQYKTLPNEFKSEFFSFDINNN is encoded by the coding sequence ATGGCAGAACAAGAAGATATTATATTAAAAGAATCAGAAGATAGTTTAAACAAAGAAAGATTCGATGAAAGTTTAGAAGAATTTCAAGGTCAAGAGGGTCAAGCACCACAAGATGAAGAGTTTAAATCTTTGCCAGAAGAACTATCCCAAGAAAATAGTGATAGTGGTTTTAATTTTACAAGAGAAAGTGCTCCTGAAGATAATTTAAGTGTTGAAAAAGCTCAAGAGAATATACCAATAATGTGGTATAAAGATCGTAAATTTATGTCTCTTGTTGCTTTATCTTTAGGAATAATTTGTGTTTTAGTTTTTACATTGTTTTATTTAACTTTTAATGAAGGAAAAATTAAACCAGATATTATAGCTTCTAAGCTTATAGAGCAACCTGTAATTGTACCAGATGAATCTTATAAATATAATGATATGCAAAAAATTGATAGTATGATACAAAAGGCAAATACTTTGTATTTAAAAGGTGAAATTGAACAAGCCTTAAAAGTTTATGAACAAGTTGCTGTTTATAATGAGTCTTTATCTAATTATAATTTAGGTGTTTCTCAAATGAATGAGAATAAATTTAAAGAGGCTTTTGAAAGTTTTAAAAAGGCTATAGCTAATGGAGAAAATCAAAGCGTTTCGGCTATTAATGCAGCAGTTTGTGCTTTAAAATTTAATGATAAAGAGAAATTTAGATATTATATAGATTTAGCTGAGGTATATCTTTCTAAAGAAGGTAAGTCAAAACTTTATGATTACTATTTAAGTTTAATTAATTATTATAAAGGGTATTATCCTGAAGCTTTGCAAATGTTTCAAATAATTAATACAGAGCCTTATTCAGATGTAGCAAAGTACTTATCTGCTAAAATTTATGCAAAAATGTATTTTGATACTAAGGCTATTAATCAATTAAATTCTCAAGGTAGCTTTGAATCAAGTTTATCTTTGGGTTTATTATATGCAAGAATAGGAGAATATGTTAAAGCCAAAGCTGCTTTAAAAACAGCAATGAAAATTGAAAGAGATTTTAATCAGAGTTTGGCAGCTTTAAGTTTACTTGATATTAAAACAGGTTATTATCAAGATATGTTGACACGTTTGCAAAATGCTTATCGTAATGATAAAGATAGGTATAAAATTTTAGATATTTATAAAATTCAAGTTCATTTAAATAAAAATCTTTTTGATATAAACATTGCGCAAAATTCTTTTTCAAAAGATTTATTGAAAAAACAAAAAAATCAATTTGATTTACTTTTTTATTTCGCTCCTTATCAAGTTTTTGACAGTAAACAAGCTGCTTTATATATTAAAAAGGCTAATATTGCAGATTTTGTAGATGATAGCATTGATGCTGGAGCTTATCTTGATGCTAGTAAGGCACTTGCTTCTACTAATGTCAAAATTGCTAGTGTTATTAATTATGCTTTGAATCAAAAATTACGTCTTGCTAATCAAGAATTTCAGAAATTAATTAAAGATTATCCAGAGCATAGTATTTTGCATTATAATTTAGCTTTAACTTATGCACAAATGCAAAATTATGAACTTGCTTATAAACATTTTTCAAGTTCATATCATCTTAATCCTAAAAATTATTTAGCGGGTGCTTTTGCTATGTTTTGTGCGAAATTAATTGATATGAATACAACTAAACTTTACAATGAGATTCTTGATAATATGAGTGCTGATTCTAATTTTAAAGCCAATATGCAAAAAAGTATGTTATTTTTGGTCAATGATAATTATATTTCTATGCTTCCTTATTTAGATGAATCAAAACAAGATACACCTTTGAGTTTAATTTTTGAAGCCATTATTGCTAAAAATAATAATCTTAATAATCAAGTAGACGTTAAAATTGCTAAGTTGCAAGCGGAATTACCTGAAGATATTTTATCAAATATCTTGTATTTTAATTCTTTAAATTCTAATTTAAATATTAAAGAATATGCGCAAAATGCCCAAATTCATTTCCAAAATTTAAAACTTGATTATCGTAGTGTATTTGGTGGTCCTAGTATTGCTAGGGAATTTTATATCAATTTAATGCATGTTGTAGGGCTTTTAAATTTAGAAAGACAAAAGTTGAAAAAAATAATTCATACTTCTAAGGTAAAAGATGAAAGTATACTTCAAACTTTGGCTTATTTAGATATTTTTGCTAAACAATATGAGGAAGCTTATGCTCTTTATAATTCTTTGATTGATGATTATGGTGCAAAAGACACTAAGACTTTATTTTTAGCTGCTGTTGCGGCTGTAGGAGCAAATAATCCTAATTCAGCAATAGCACTTTTACAGCTTTCTAAACTCACAAATAAAAATAATAAAGAAAGTAAAGCAGCTCTTGGTATGCTTTATCATGAAGCTAAAAATTATCAAGCGGCAATATCTCAATATAAAACTTTACCTAATGAATTTAAGAGTGAGTTTTTTAGTTTTGATATTAACAATAATTAA
- the pyk gene encoding pyruvate kinase: protein MLKKTKIVATVGPASEKEEVIRQMIINGVNVFRLNFSHGTHQYHKNNLNTIRKVAKELHIRIGILQDISGPKIRTGELKEPFELKKGDKLDFYHKTILGEKITQNHYKISINQSSVLNMLKIDEYIYLCDGSIRAKVTSINNEKIETIIENDGFLNSNKGINFPNTKINIDVITQKDKNDLLWGIENDVDFLAISFVQNAHDIDEVRQILTQNNAKISIFAKIEKFDAVENIDDIIKSSDGIMVARGDLGIEVPYYKVPNIQKEIIRKANNASKPVITATQMLFSLTKSKTATRAEISDVANAVLDGTDAVMLSEESAIGIDPANAVDIMYQTIIEAEKYYPYNKFNDFNNTDNTDKIMHSSAHLATDLNANAIFSLTSSGKSAIKIARYRPNIEIIAVAHSEKTLNSLSIVWGVNPAILVNKSNDLTELLKDSVRSGIEKGFIDQNKCYLLTAGFPTGVEGTSNLIRILDKEQINYYLQ from the coding sequence ATGCTTAAAAAAACAAAAATTGTAGCCACAGTTGGTCCAGCAAGTGAAAAAGAAGAAGTGATACGCCAAATGATCATTAATGGAGTTAATGTTTTCCGTTTAAATTTTTCTCATGGAACACATCAATATCACAAAAATAACCTTAACACTATAAGAAAAGTAGCTAAAGAATTGCACATTCGTATTGGTATTTTGCAAGATATTAGCGGACCTAAAATTCGTACAGGTGAACTTAAAGAACCTTTTGAACTAAAAAAAGGAGACAAGCTTGACTTTTACCATAAAACAATTTTGGGTGAAAAAATAACTCAAAATCACTATAAAATTAGCATCAATCAAAGTTCTGTTTTAAATATGCTAAAAATTGACGAATACATTTATCTTTGCGATGGTTCCATTCGAGCTAAAGTAACAAGCATAAATAATGAAAAAATCGAAACTATTATAGAAAATGATGGTTTTTTAAATTCAAATAAAGGTATTAATTTTCCAAATACTAAAATTAATATTGATGTTATTACCCAAAAAGATAAAAATGATTTACTTTGGGGTATAGAAAATGATGTAGATTTTTTAGCTATATCTTTTGTACAAAATGCACACGACATTGATGAAGTACGTCAAATTTTAACTCAAAATAATGCCAAAATATCTATTTTTGCTAAAATTGAAAAATTTGATGCAGTAGAAAATATTGACGATATTATTAAATCTAGTGATGGCATAATGGTTGCACGTGGAGATTTAGGCATTGAAGTTCCTTATTATAAAGTTCCAAATATTCAAAAAGAAATTATTCGTAAAGCTAACAATGCATCCAAACCTGTCATTACCGCAACTCAAATGCTTTTTTCACTTACTAAAAGCAAAACTGCTACAAGAGCTGAAATTTCAGATGTAGCAAATGCTGTTTTAGATGGCACAGATGCTGTTATGTTAAGTGAAGAAAGTGCCATTGGCATAGATCCTGCTAATGCTGTTGATATTATGTATCAAACCATAATAGAAGCTGAAAAATACTATCCTTATAATAAATTTAATGATTTTAATAATACAGATAATACAGATAAAATTATGCACTCTTCAGCCCATCTTGCGACAGATTTAAACGCTAATGCTATTTTTTCTCTTACAAGTAGTGGAAAATCAGCAATCAAAATTGCAAGATATCGTCCAAATATAGAAATTATAGCTGTTGCACATTCTGAAAAAACTTTAAATTCTTTAAGCATAGTTTGGGGTGTTAATCCTGCAATTTTAGTAAACAAAAGTAATGATCTTACAGAATTATTAAAAGATTCTGTAAGATCAGGTATTGAAAAAGGTTTTATAGATCAAAATAAATGCTATCTTTTAACCGCAGGTTTTCCAACAGGAGTAGAGGGTACAAGCAATCTCATTCGTATTCTTGATAAAGAACAAATTAATTATTATTTGCAATAA